One stretch of Micromonospora cremea DNA includes these proteins:
- a CDS encoding HAD family hydrolase, producing the protein MQRLALFDLDNTLVDRSEAFRRWAVEFCADRELPDDALAWLIATDQDGTVPRDWFFGEVTERFGLASAEDTWRQYRRRMPELVSCRQEVLRSLTLLRDEGWTVAIVTNGQADNQLGKIRRTGLDRCVDAWAVSGELGIRKPACEIFEAAARGCGLDLLRGGWAIGDSPVLDVEGGRAAGLATLWVSRGKEWPAELTPPDRTVTDVVAAVEVLRGEDSGL; encoded by the coding sequence ATGCAGCGGTTGGCGCTTTTCGATCTCGACAACACGCTCGTGGACCGTTCGGAAGCATTCCGGCGCTGGGCGGTCGAGTTCTGCGCCGATCGCGAACTGCCGGACGACGCGTTGGCCTGGCTGATCGCTACGGATCAGGACGGGACCGTGCCCCGTGACTGGTTCTTCGGCGAGGTGACGGAGCGTTTCGGACTGGCATCGGCGGAAGACACATGGAGGCAGTACCGACGCCGGATGCCGGAGTTGGTGAGCTGCCGCCAAGAGGTGCTGAGGTCGCTGACGCTACTGCGTGACGAGGGCTGGACGGTGGCGATCGTGACCAACGGCCAGGCCGACAACCAGTTGGGCAAGATCAGGCGTACCGGACTGGACCGATGCGTCGATGCCTGGGCAGTGTCCGGAGAGCTGGGTATCCGGAAGCCAGCATGCGAGATCTTTGAGGCGGCGGCCCGTGGGTGCGGCCTCGATCTGCTGCGCGGGGGCTGGGCGATCGGTGACAGCCCTGTACTTGATGTCGAGGGTGGCCGCGCGGCAGGACTTGCCACCCTTTGGGTCAGTCGAGGGAAGGAATGGCCGGCGGAACTCACCCCGCCGGACCGCACCGTCACGGACGTAGTGGCCGCTGTCGAGGTACTGCGAGGCGAGGACTCCGGCCTGTAG
- a CDS encoding M20/M25/M40 family metallo-hydrolase — protein MTSSEPLGVRPTKPSRRAFLSASAATAAAAIAVPLIAEPTRAGASADGTGPGQPITPQPPDPELLDLLREVDEQRIEAIIRRLAAFGTRHTLSSQDDPVRGIGAARDWIYQQMQGYAALSGGRMTVELQSYIQQPASRIPVPTRITNVVATLHGETNPERIYVVTGHYDSRCSDVMDFTSDSPGADDDASGVAVAMELARVMATRRPKATIVFAAVAGEEQGLYGSDYMAAQFKAANADIQGMFSCDIVGSGKGDDGEQSDPRTVRLFAEGVPTSETSAQANTRRSVGGENDGASRQLARFVTDVAQNGATGMNVRVIYRRDRYGRGSDHISFLEQGYPAARFTEPIEDFAHQHQDVRVEDGKQFGDLPEFCDFAFITRVAKVNGAALWSLSQAPGTPKGARMSSSQSNDTELRWLRGTEPDLAGYEIVWRETTSPDWTHVIPVGDVTTATIINLSKDNIFFGVRAVDRDGHRSPVAFT, from the coding sequence ATGACTTCCTCAGAGCCGCTCGGCGTCCGACCCACGAAGCCGAGCCGACGCGCCTTCCTGTCCGCCTCCGCCGCCACGGCCGCCGCCGCCATCGCCGTACCGCTGATCGCCGAGCCGACCCGCGCCGGCGCATCCGCCGACGGCACCGGCCCCGGCCAGCCGATCACCCCGCAGCCGCCGGACCCCGAGCTGCTCGACCTGCTCCGGGAAGTCGACGAGCAGCGGATCGAGGCGATCATCCGCCGGCTCGCCGCCTTCGGCACCCGGCACACCCTGTCCAGCCAGGACGACCCGGTTCGCGGGATCGGCGCGGCCCGGGACTGGATCTATCAGCAGATGCAGGGCTACGCGGCCCTCTCCGGCGGGCGGATGACCGTGGAGTTGCAGTCCTACATCCAGCAGCCGGCCTCCCGGATCCCGGTTCCGACCCGGATCACCAACGTGGTCGCCACCCTGCACGGTGAGACCAACCCGGAGCGGATATACGTCGTCACCGGCCACTACGACTCACGCTGCAGCGACGTGATGGACTTCACCAGCGACTCGCCCGGGGCCGACGACGACGCCTCCGGCGTGGCGGTCGCGATGGAGCTGGCCCGGGTGATGGCGACCCGGCGGCCCAAGGCGACCATCGTCTTCGCCGCCGTCGCCGGTGAGGAGCAGGGCCTCTACGGCTCCGATTACATGGCCGCACAGTTCAAGGCGGCCAACGCCGACATACAGGGCATGTTCAGCTGTGACATCGTCGGCAGCGGCAAGGGCGACGACGGCGAGCAGAGCGACCCGCGCACGGTCCGGCTCTTCGCCGAGGGCGTGCCGACCTCGGAGACGTCGGCGCAGGCGAACACCCGGCGGTCGGTCGGCGGCGAAAACGACGGGGCGAGCCGGCAGCTCGCCCGGTTCGTGACCGATGTCGCGCAAAACGGCGCCACCGGAATGAACGTCCGGGTGATCTACCGCCGGGACCGCTATGGGCGCGGCAGCGACCACATCTCGTTCCTGGAGCAGGGCTACCCGGCCGCCCGGTTCACCGAGCCGATCGAGGACTTCGCCCACCAACACCAGGACGTCCGGGTGGAGGACGGCAAGCAGTTCGGCGACCTGCCGGAGTTCTGCGACTTCGCGTTCATCACCCGGGTTGCCAAGGTCAACGGCGCGGCGCTCTGGTCGCTGTCTCAGGCCCCCGGTACGCCGAAGGGGGCCAGGATGAGCTCCAGCCAGTCGAACGACACCGAACTGCGCTGGCTGCGCGGCACCGAGCCGGACCTCGCCGGTTACGAGATCGTCTGGCGGGAGACGACCTCGCCGGATTGGACCCACGTCATTCCGGTCGGCGACGTCACCACGGCGACCATCATCAACCTGTCCAAGGACAACATCTTCTTCGGCGTCCGGGCCGTCGACCGGGACGGCCACCGCAGCCCGGTCGCCTTCACGTAA
- a CDS encoding tyrosine-type recombinase/integrase codes for MTAKAYRLLRAVLNTAVDDELIRRDPCRIQGAGIERPTERPTATVAQVFHLADIVPGRLRVLIVLAAFARLRYGELAALRRRDFDSRCQTLTVRATLVERQDGTLLFGPPKTDAGMRTVTIPAAIRRDVRAHLDDFVDEDQDALVFIGATGAVLRRSNFQRTSNWRVSVAAVGLPGFHFHDLRHTGNTLASRTGASLADLMARMGHASTRTAMIYQHTAREQDKQIADALTSQIKKSQDRARSGHGKRNE; via the coding sequence ATGACGGCCAAGGCGTACCGCCTTCTTCGCGCCGTCCTGAATACCGCCGTTGACGACGAACTGATCCGGCGCGACCCCTGCCGCATCCAGGGCGCGGGCATCGAACGGCCCACGGAGCGGCCGACTGCCACCGTCGCCCAGGTCTTCCATCTCGCCGACATCGTTCCCGGACGCCTCCGCGTCCTCATCGTGCTTGCCGCCTTCGCCCGCCTCCGATACGGAGAACTGGCGGCCCTGCGCCGTCGCGACTTCGACTCGCGCTGTCAGACCCTGACGGTCCGCGCGACTCTGGTCGAGCGCCAAGACGGCACCCTTCTTTTCGGCCCGCCCAAGACCGATGCCGGCATGCGAACCGTCACCATCCCTGCGGCCATCCGCCGAGATGTGCGCGCGCACCTGGATGACTTCGTCGACGAGGACCAGGACGCGCTCGTATTCATTGGCGCGACCGGCGCGGTACTGCGCCGCTCCAACTTTCAGCGCACCAGCAATTGGCGGGTGTCCGTGGCGGCGGTCGGCCTGCCCGGTTTCCACTTTCACGACCTGCGGCACACCGGCAACACCCTCGCCTCGCGGACCGGGGCAAGCCTCGCCGACCTGATGGCGCGCATGGGCCACGCCTCCACCCGCACCGCGATGATCTACCAGCACACCGCCCGCGAGCAGGACAAGCAGATCGCCGACGCGCTCACTTCGCAGATCAAGAAGAGCCAGGATCGGGCACGTAGCGGGCACGGTAAGCGCAACGAGTGA
- a CDS encoding SMI1/KNR4 family protein → MPRQPCKIPFVRRERLSFSVESVQAVPGGWRLEGEPDYHPRHRDRPGDRFDRACREHGRKPRDVDLVVVELTGSFAIVTGVGGDLLRPDDIVSGERLVDDSGRAGERLQPPVDATERLSQILGLPALATAAETGCDWSPAETELGVVLPDDYKMFVDAYGAGSVDDQVIVCAPDAAHDWADLVQHNTWAHECVRLDFAGPGSWSGDWPLGDASRWTPNREDVPSWFEPGDNLISWGSSVNGDFLFWHVRHGTAPYDWPVVLKERGPYWEQYRVGFSATLVGLLTGEIQSEYLSRWLGGPHSYAL, encoded by the coding sequence GTGCCACGCCAGCCGTGCAAGATACCGTTTGTGCGTAGGGAGCGTCTGAGCTTCTCCGTTGAGTCGGTCCAGGCAGTGCCGGGAGGCTGGCGGCTGGAGGGTGAGCCGGATTATCACCCGCGGCATCGGGATCGCCCGGGAGACCGCTTCGACCGTGCCTGCCGCGAGCACGGCCGCAAGCCGCGGGATGTGGACCTGGTCGTGGTTGAGCTCACCGGGTCATTCGCCATCGTCACCGGCGTCGGTGGCGACCTACTCAGGCCCGACGACATCGTCTCCGGCGAGCGTCTCGTCGACGACAGCGGCCGGGCCGGCGAAAGGCTCCAGCCGCCGGTTGATGCCACTGAACGCCTGTCCCAGATTCTGGGTCTGCCAGCGCTCGCCACGGCAGCCGAGACCGGATGCGACTGGTCGCCGGCCGAGACAGAGCTGGGCGTTGTGCTTCCGGACGACTACAAGATGTTCGTCGACGCGTACGGCGCCGGCTCCGTCGATGACCAGGTCATCGTCTGCGCCCCTGACGCGGCCCACGACTGGGCGGACCTGGTGCAACACAACACCTGGGCGCACGAGTGCGTCCGCCTCGACTTCGCGGGGCCCGGCAGCTGGTCCGGAGACTGGCCGCTGGGTGACGCATCGCGTTGGACACCGAACCGTGAAGATGTCCCGTCCTGGTTCGAGCCCGGTGACAACCTGATCTCGTGGGGGAGCTCCGTCAACGGTGACTTCCTCTTCTGGCACGTCAGGCACGGCACGGCGCCTTACGACTGGCCTGTGGTGCTGAAGGAACGAGGGCCGTACTGGGAGCAGTACCGCGTCGGATTCTCCGCGACACTGGTCGGCCTGCTCACCGGCGAAATTCAATCCGAGTACCTCAGCCGTTGGCTCGGCGGACCGCACTCCTACGCTCTCTGA